TTCTATGCGTTGGGGCCCATGCCAACGACACCTACGCTGGGCTGCACCGTTAGGGTCTAGAGCCGGGTGCGATGAAGGCTGCTGGTGCAACGGGGGCCATCCAGAGGACTTGACCCCGTAACACGATTGTGCCTGCGACACATCTATATAAAGAGACGATACATTCCTCAATCCCGACCGCGATACTGCAGCATATATACCTTAAAGTGTGTTCGCGCGCTGTCGCGAGGCGCGGCAAAAGGGTGAGTTGATGAGGGACGAACCGAGGTCGGCGGCACGGCCGCGGTATCATCACCTTGTGCGTACGAACTACTCGGACTTTATATACGTGTATAGCTGATGAGCCGGTAGGGAACACGCCCGCGAACTTTCCACGATGACCAGGTGACTGAGCTCAGGGTGCGAACTGTCCCACTTGACCCTCCGGGTTCCAAGGAACGGGGACAGGATACCCACAGCGGGTATTTGCAAAAGATCGAACATGGCGGTACTGTATGCTACGGCTGTGCCTGTCAATGACACTCTCGGCCGGCTCGTTCGTCATACCGTTCGTGGGCCTACGCCATCGGTGGTCACGTCAGTTTCACTGCGAGCCCTACAACCTGCTGTGATGTCCTCGACCTCAGATGCTATCGAATCCTCTTCACTAGAGCAAATATTGCCGAATTCTCGCCTTGCCGAGTCATCTCAGCATTGTTACTACCCGTCGCATGGTGAATCCTGTTCTGTGGGGCAGGCTCGTTGAAGTCACAAGCCCTCGTAAGTCTGCTCGTCATCCCAGAACCGCCCGCTCATGTCCATCATAACGTCCGCCATGCTCTACGCCACGATTGGGCTTCTAGGGAAGCAGTTTTATGCCCTCGAAGGCATTAACGCGGGCAAAGTCTCTATCGATGTAGACAAGGCGGGCCTGTACGCAGCGACAGTCGCACTCGTGTCTGCTAAAGGCCTTGGGCGGATACAGAAAGACGGGACTGTGGCCAGACCAGGGAAAGAACTGGACAGGGGCGTAATCAGCAAGACCTCCATGATTCAGTGAAGCTGGGCAATCTACCCCACCAAGAGGGTCCCCAGGTGTGGTATCGGGGTTTGGCAAACTTTTGATCCCCTCAGGTCCGTCAAGGTCTATGGTTTCGCTGCATGTGTACCACGAGACTCCTCGATAGACGAGGCGTATAGCACCATTAACAAAACATCTTGGAATTTATGACGTAGACTCCCAACTGAAATATTCACTAGTACCAGAATAGCCCATGCACCCAGAGTACCGTCGCGCACCCCAACTTCCCACTCGCCTGATCGGCTGCTATATGCAGATACCGACACATGCTTCGTCTTTGAAATAGTCTAACTTGAGCCTTTGGCCAGGTG
Above is a genomic segment from Purpureocillium takamizusanense chromosome 2, complete sequence containing:
- a CDS encoding uncharacterized protein (COG:I~EggNog:ENOG50KOG3957~antiSMASH:Cluster_2.1) — translated: MLYATIGLLGKQFYALEGINAGKVSIDVDKAGLYAATVALVSAKGLGRIQKDGTVARPGKELDRGVISKTSMIQ